Sequence from the Plasmodium yoelii strain 17X genome assembly, chromosome: 10 genome:
TGTATCCATTAATCTTAGAATGTTACATTTTTCTGCGCATCTTTTTGATATAATACTTGTTTGTGCCCCTGAGTCGACAAATGCatgtataacatttttatttatttcaacaGGTATATATAGCATATATACTAAACCAAATGCTTCAGGAAAATGTTCCTGTGCTAATGCAAGATTTgaatttatttgatttttatatatatgttcatatatatatttttgtgatTCCTCGGATAATGGGTCTTTTAATGCTTTTTCATACATTTCCTTTTCTctttgtttttcttttttttctatttcatATCTTtcttttactattttttttatttcttctaaATTTTCAGTATTTATAgcatcatataattttatatcttGAATTTGTAATATACTCATCTTTGTTTTATCTGTTTTTAATTGCAATAATTTTTCagcttctttttttatatattccatTTCTTGAAAAATACGAAATTGTTCCAAGATCCCATTAAATGCAGCGTTATTTCCTTGCCCCGCATTATTTAAACTACTTGGAAGTATATTCCCTGTATTGGGTGTACTAACATTAGTAACTGGTGTGTTAGTGACACCACTattgttcataatatttcCAAACTCGTTTGCATTTAATTCTTCTTGTATCATATCaagattaattttttttcggATAAATAAAAGATCACCTTCATGCatgttcaatttttttaaagtatCTGATTTATCTACTACCTTTCCATTATACgttaattcatttatattcatattaagAGAAAAGTCATTTTCAATTATGTTCATTATTGTAAACATTTCAGTATCTTCATGCATATCTAGACtagttattatattattatcatcagaTATTGTTATGAACACCATTTTGGTCAAATTTTGTGATATTCTTCAAGGGGATATATTTGCGTTTTATGGAAGTTTAATTGATTTGGATGCTAAAGTGAAattctataaatatttttgtggAGGCagttatgtatatattaacactAAGTTAACGTGAAAAATTATTCCAAAtgatgcatatatatatatatatatatatatatatatattgcttGTTTGTGAGTCCAAATATTTACAGCTTTAGAATGGAAAGCTAATCAATAATGCTTTACCTCATGCAAAAAAGAAAACACAAAGAAAAACACAAAAATGCACAATTCAACATGTATGAAATTGtatgaattaaaaatttttaaatgatttgAATACGTATGATATATTTCTTGACCAAATATGTatgtgcattttttaatgaaGCTAAATCGACTTTATGATAAAATGAATTTCAATGAGAAGGgaaagcaaaaaaaatgataaaaagaagaaagagaagaaaaaaataataaacggataaataaaaatgcagTTTTTCCATACATTATCTCAAACCATTAATTATCTATGGTTATGTATGTTTACTTAAAAAATGACATGTATACTAGCATTTGATAAAAAgcgataaaaaaaatcaataaaaaaCCAAAAAGCATGTGCATACAAATAtacaataattatttaaataaaataaaaaaaaatggaaagggaatgataaataaatatgaagatATTATTTCGCATGGGTCCCTTGTATTAAAATCTTTACAGTAAATAGGAATACAAACAAGGATACattttagtaataaaatattttctgcataaattgaaataaaaatatttgaataattatacaattttaaattatcgtatattctttttcaaaacaattaaataattttaaaagattATACCGAAAATTGTTAcacaataaattattatattcagtTATATACTATTATTTAAGGgtattattgtatatatactttatgattgaaatattttaaattgtgttaattattttaaaagacATAAAttgaaatttataataattataattattctttgtattattattcttatatcatataaaaatacacaTATTCCATAAGAGTATCATGTTGTCTttctgtttttatttttaagatGACATGTGAAACACTAATAAATCTACGCTTTtcttgtttattatttacctttattcccattaattttattggaCTTAATTTCtaagtttttttttcgcccttaaaatatgatatatccAGCATTATACCGAAAGTTCATGTTTTTACCCTTTGtagtttttttataaaactatTTTTGTGTAATTGTTTTTACACAATTGTCAAAGatttttcttaaaaaaaaaaaacattttttatacgAATAAACTGTATTAAATTATGTGGGGATAGGAAATTggttaaaaaattataccaaaaatattatttttttttctttctcatttatttaataaaattccatataaataattttattacattttttaaagatatagaaaaaatgaCACAAACGTGtgtattttaataaaaatatttaataaagaaCGGTACAAAATATGTAgaagatattaaaaattaatttacaATAATAGGAATTaacacatttttaatatatcataaaaatttgttatatatttgtttatatttatgaaaatttgaataaattttacataatattggaataaatataaattcggaaattatatatgaatatataaaatgatgataactacataataaaataatatttaataaataaaataatataaaaataaagaggaaaaaaaaacatccaataaataaattataaattttttatattattactaatttTCTTTTCGTGTTGTAATATATGGCAATCGTCAATACAACTTTTGGTTATCTTCGGCAAGTTATAGTATCATGTAATCATTGAAAGACATAAACATTAGActgttcttttttttttctataatcattttaattatttcatcattttgaATGCGTAGGTAACAAGCCGAgtgttaaaaatatgttgaaGAAAGTGGATTTATGCACGCAATTTGTAAGGAAGTATAATTCGGTAAACAGtcattttgttaattttaagaataataaactaataatatttgatAGAAAacatttttcaaattataaaaataatcaaattaATGAGAATGAACAGAATGAAAATAACAGTGATGACGAAAATGACAAATTGATTTTGAACGATAACAGCGATAGCGACGATAATGATATAGCAGAACAAAACGATGGaagtataaattataattgtgATACAGTGCATACTAATAAACCTGACcatgaagaaataaatacTTCTAAACCGATGAGAATAAAAAGAAGTAAATATGACTCTGACGTTGTCATAATGTAATATCAAATAAAACAATGAAacaataaaatgataaaataataaaataaaaaaaaaatttagcCTATTGCTGTACTTATTTATGCGTgtcttttatataatttttttagatGTGAAGACGAAATGGAATTAACTGAAAGAATGGGATCTCAAACTTTGAGTGAAGAAGAAATAGAACAAATAAATTCAGGCATACCGAATTTGGAATTAGACCGATATTCTAATAACATTGTTTATAACacgaaaaaaaagtaaataaCGTAtgaatagaaaaatattgatattttttatatgttccTTTTTTAATGGGGTCTATTAATGAATATCATTATAGTAATTTGCTACTTTACATTGTGactaatgaaaaattattattttttttattttcaatttccaaataatttaatatggatcttcattttgttatcatcattagtataatttattatttaatttttttatttaatttaaaaaaaacgtTGATCATAAAAAAGTTTCAATTGCGTATAcagaaaaaatgttatactcTACAAATTTGAGAAgttaacaatatttttataatttttaaaacttCCAAATTGTTGagatgttaaaaaaaatattttgaaaagatgaataaaaaattatcataggTGATAAAATAGGAGGCAAATTCGTCTCTTGTGAACAAAATTGTAACCCTGATATAGGgtgcaaaataaaattttttttggcTATTCCCTACGATTTAATCTGTAGAGATATACAGATAAAACAAATTCACAtagtgtatttttattacggTTCGCTTCCTGTTCTGAACCCAAAGGAATTGTCGAAAGGGTTATACTGATATATGTACCAGAAATcctctgtttttttttcttctggTGTAAGTTTGATATAGTTATAAATTTCTTCCAACTGTTTTTTATCTAATGGGTTAATATTATGTCTATTTATTAACTGTTTATAGATTAAATCAATATCTAGATTATTGAAAATATCTGGAAAATCTTTTCCTAATTGTTCTTGGTATTGATATAATTCTTGGGTATCATTTATTGTTTGagttagtattttttttattttatttttattttgataaaactTTTCCATTTCCTCATCAGTAGGAACTATATATACAgtattgtttttataataaaaatggaaatcaTTAGTatcataaattaatttttctttttcattaaGTTTTGTTAAGACacctttatatatttttaatttattccatttaaatatattactttCTTTTAGAGCAAAATATtctccttttttttcttctctTTCTATCCATATAcgagaattaataaaattaaaatccCCAGGTTCATCATTTAATCCAAATGTTGATTTTATTCTATCATGTTCTTCTTTTAAATC
This genomic interval carries:
- a CDS encoding DNA damage-inducible protein 1, putative; the encoded protein is MVFITISDDNNIITSLDMHEDTEMFTIMNIIENDFSLNMNINELTYNGKVVDKSDTLKKLNMHEGDLLFIRKKINLDMIQEELNANEFGNIMNNSGVTNTPVTNVSTPNTGNILPSSLNNAGQGNNAAFNGILEQFRIFQEMEYIKKEAEKLLQLKTDKTKMSILQIQDIKLYDAINTENLEEIKKIVKERYEIEKKEKQREKEMYEKALKDPLSEESQKYIYEHIYKNQINSNLALAQEHFPEAFGLVYMLYIPVEINKNVIHAFVDSGAQTSIISKRCAEKCNILRLMDTRFTGIAKGVGTKSILGKIHMIDIKIGNYFYAVALTIIDDYDIDFIFGLDLLKRHQCSIDLKKNALVIEDNEIPFLAEKDIVKRSFENINLDTL